One window of the Colletotrichum lupini chromosome 9, complete sequence genome contains the following:
- a CDS encoding ubiquitin fusion degradation protein has protein sequence MENEQPELKWSAPFAVVPPIKSASRDLRGDKILLPQSALEQLLAASPRPPAPSNSTFTSYDPFNPYARQQQSLYQETSQQLPNPLMFRLVNQKNGNTVYAGIREFSAEEGEIALGPYLMDALGLLPTDFSVDSLPKEPSESTSGMVLDTEPRLTVHAKQLPKGTYVRLRPLEAGYDPDDWKSLLERQLRESYTTLTKETVLSVRGVKGEDFKFLVDKFLPEGDGICVVDTDLEVDIEALNEEQARETMRQIMAKVQPGASNGSSIGGEIDVWKPVNGQVLQGEYIDYELPSWDRTRPLTIELSKLPHADRIDLFVSPRSARQRARPRDSEYVFGNFNPAEDGIKFITIQPTNVEMESAEELLISIYCYPLIGNDQVPNPASYQLRVRAEAGGASKDVPFGSEPGDSRSPDEEQCTNCLQWIPQRTMVLHRNFCLRNNVTCPKCKRVFKKGSDEWETHWHCEHDDAFGDSLASKAKHDAVRHTEQQCLGCEYTASSLVELALHCTSVCPGKLILCQFCHLEVPQEGDPFNPSAETILSGLTSHELADGARTTDCHLCGKIVRMRDMSAHMKHHELDKIARKKPDICRNINCGRTLHGVGSAGVVGAGTAMGQGPGNDLGLCSLCFGPLYVSMHDPEGKALRRRIERRYLGQLMTGCGKKWCGNEWCKSGRINLGLDAKGGSAQAALPLVKPLVQSIPEMKEPMHFCVDEASQRRRRLAEMLASEGVWDFEWCIAACEASSGDLDKAREWLSNWAPMK, from the coding sequence ATGGAGAACGAACAACCCGAGTTGAAGTGGTCTGCACCGTTTGCGGTCGTGCCTCCCATCAAATCTGCTTCGAGAGACTTGCGCGGCGACAAGATCTTGCTTCCTCAGTCCGCCCTCGAGCAACTGCTCGCAGCATCTCCGAGACCACCCGCGCCCTCCAATTCGACCTTCACTTCCTACGACCCCTTCAATCCATACGCGCGACAGCAGCAGAGCCTCTACCAAGAGACCTCCCAGCAACTGCCGAACCCTTTAATGTTTCGCCTGGTCAATCAAAAGAACGGAAATACTGTATACGCTGGCATCCGCGAGTTTTCGGCCGAGGAAGGGGAAATTGCGCTGGGTCCATATCTCATGGATGCTTTAGGGCTACTCCCTACTGACTTTTCTGTCGATTCCCTCCCAAAAGAGCCATCTGAATCGACATCTGGCATGGTTCTCGATACTGAACCACGGTTGACGGTCCACGCCAAGCAACTACCCAAGGGCACCTACGTCCGGCTCAGACCCCTCGAAGCCGGCTATGATCCCGACGACTGGAAATCACTTCTCGAACGCCAGCTACGCGAAAGCTACACAACACTCACAAAGGAAACGGTCCTGTCTGTGCGCGGCGTCAAGGGCGAAGACTTCAAGTTCCTGGTCGATAAATTCTTGCCAGAAGGTGACGGCATCTGCGTGGTTGATACGGATCTGGAAGTGGACATTGAGGCGTTGAATGAGGAGCAGGCTCGCGAGACTATGCGCCAGATTATGGCCAAAGTTCAGCCTGGTGCTTCTAATGGAAGCTCAATAGGAGGCGAGATTGACGTGTGGAAGCCTGTCAACGGCCAGGTTTTGCAGGGGGAATACATCGATTACGAACTGCCCTCTTGGGATAGGACCCGGCCCTTGACGATTGAACTTTCCAAACTCCCTCACGCTGATCGTATCGACTTGTTCGTCAGTCCGAGATCAGCACGACAGCGAGCACGACCGCGAGATTCAGAATATGTCTTTGGCAACTTCAATCCTGCTGAAGACGGCATCAAGTTCATCACTATACAACCCACAAATGTCGAAATGGAGAGTGCTGAAGAGCTTCTCATTTCAATCTATTGCTATCCGCTGATCGGCAACGATCAAGTCCCAAACCCAGCATCCTATCAACTCAGGGTCAGAGCTGAGGCGGGAGGAGCATCAAAAGATGTACCTTTTGGCTCGGAACCCGGGGACTCTAGGTCTCCAGACGAAGAGCAGTGTACGAATTGTCTGCAGTGGATTCCTCAGCGGACAATGGTCTTGCATCGGAACTTCTGTCTTCGGAATAATGTTACCTGTCCAAAGTGCAAACGTGTCTTCAAGAAGGGGTCGGATGAGTGGGAAACTCATTGGCACTGCGAGCATGACGATGCTTTTGGAGATTCGCTGGCGAGCAAGGCCAAACACGATGCCGTGCGTCACACTGAACAGCAGTGTCTTGGCTGCGAATACACTGCTTCATCCTTGGTGGAATTGGCGCTACACTGCACAAGTGTCTGTCCTGGCAAACTCATTCTTTGCCAGTTTTGTCACCTCGAGGTGCCACAAGAGGGGGATCCATTCAATCCTTCGGCAGAAACAATCTTGTCTGGCTTGACTTCGCATGAGCTAGCAGACGGCGCGAGAACCACCGACTGCCACTTGTGTGGCAAGATCGTACGGATGCGAGATATGTCAGCTCATATGAAGCACCACGAGTTGGACAAAATCGCTCGAAAAAAGCCCGATATCTGCCGCAACATCAACTGTGGCCGCACCCTGCATGGCGTCGGATCTGCTGGAGTTGTTGGTGCCGGAACAGCAATGGGTCAGGGACCCGGTAACGATCTGGGTCTCTGCTCGCTGTGCTTCGGCCCCCTCTACGTCAGCATGCATGACCCAGAGGGCAAAGCTCTCCGGCGACGTATCGAGAGAAGATATCTCGGCCAGCTGATGACCGGTTGTGGTAAGAAGTGGTGTGGAAACGAGTGGTGCAAGTCAGGGAGGATCAACCTTGGACTTGATGCGAAGGGTGGCAGCGCGCAGGCCGCTCTTCCGCTCGTGAAGCCGCTCGTGCAAAGCATTCCCGAGATGAAAGAGCCCATGCACTTTTGCGTCGATGAGGCTTCACAACGACGGAGGAGATTAGCGGAAATGCTGGCGAGTGAGGGTGTATGGGACTTTGAATGGTGCATAGCGGCATGCGAAGCGAGCTCAGGAGATTTGGATAAAGCGCGAGAATGGCTGTCCAATTGGGCGCCTATGAAATGA